GATATTAGTATGATCttcatcaacaaacaacaaacgggtTACTACCGAGTGAACTACGACAAGCAGAGCTGGAATCAACTGATCAACGTGTTGAACAGTGATCAGTTTGAGGAACGCATTCCTGTCATCAATCGGGCCCAGCTTGTGGACGACGTTGCAAACTTGGCACGGGCTGGAGAAGTCTCCTATGACGTTGCACTGTCGCTGATGCAGTATCTGAAGCGTGAAACCGAATACATACCCTGGAGCACGGCGTACAACGCACTGCTTCACCTGGATTGGATGTTTTCAGCTAGCGTTGAGTACGGGCGCTTCGAAAGCTACATGCGTAATCTCACCAGCTTTACTTACCGCCAAGTCGGACTTACGGGAAAATTGGATCACATGAGCCAATTGCATCGAGATAAAACCCTATATTTGGCTTGCTATTTCGGGGTCCCACAGTGTATGAGTGCGGCCAACAGCGTGCTTGAAACAGCAACGCTGAAAGAGTCCCTGGATGTTCCTGCAGATTTACAGTCCACCGTGTTTTGCGCCTTCAACAAGCATAAACTATCCGCCGGTTCCGCATACGAGGTGGCCCTTTTTTACAAATATTTCCTAACACCAGACAAGTTCCAACCACTTGTGGACAGTTTCGTCACTAGTCTCGGTTGCTCACGGGACGCCGCCATGATACAGTTCTATTTGACAATGGTCGAAATGAATGTTCCCGGAATCCCAATTCCCGACGCTCTACGAAGCCACATCCTAGTTAGTTTGATCGAAGGTG
This DNA window, taken from Anopheles cruzii unplaced genomic scaffold, idAnoCruzAS_RS32_06 scaffold02393_ctg1, whole genome shotgun sequence, encodes the following:
- the LOC128276760 gene encoding aminopeptidase N-like, translated to MIFINKQQTGYYRVNYDKQSWNQLINVLNSDQFEERIPVINRAQLVDDVANLARAGEVSYDVALSLMQYLKRETEYIPWSTAYNALLHLDWMFSASVEYGRFESYMRNLTSFTYRQVGLTGKLDHMSQLHRDKTLYLACYFGVPQCMSAANSVLETATLKESLDVPADLQSTVFCAFNKHKLSAGSAYEVALFYKYFLTPDKFQPLVDSFVTSLGCSRDAAMIQFYLTMVEMNVPGIPIPDALRSHILVSLIEGGPTARQAALQYVSSNFMSLSQLLPEQTIVSIFEAIGPSIISSQEYDMLEVTLNLHAESMVPSVAEAANRAVKEAEQSLSWIRKYSGTIAEWLVAQNYEGAPPDPSDNGASTTIVELSLLIGITVITHWSGL